Proteins from one Anastrepha obliqua isolate idAnaObli1 chromosome 2, idAnaObli1_1.0, whole genome shotgun sequence genomic window:
- the LOC129237980 gene encoding regucalcin-like isoform X4, with protein sequence MSFKIEPLPNSYAHLGEGPHWDVESQSLYYVDIEAGKILRYDYQENKVYGSKVEGIDLAGFIVPIAGQSDKFVVGAGRSVVVVSWDGVSETSKVDRVLFSVQPGDKYVRNRFNDGKADPRGRLFAGTMIYVGDEFKERFGELYKYEKGGKVSVVKTDVGISNGLAWNEQTKKMYYIDTADYEVKEYDYDFDAGVPSNPKVVFNLRKSNPKDNLLPDGLTIDSDGNLYVCTFNGHTIYKINPSTGKVLLEIKFPTKQITSAAWGGPNLDILYVTTSAKFDQPAPAGTTYKITGLGAKGLPMAKVTL encoded by the exons ATGTCGTTCAAAATCGAGCCATTGCCCAACTCCTATGCCCACCTCGGTGAAGGTCCTCACTGGGACGTCGAGTCGCAGAGTCTCTACTACGTCGATATCGAAGCTGGTAAAATATTGCGCTACGACTACCAGGAGAACAAAGTGTACGGCAGCAAAGTCGAGGGTATAGATCTAGCCGGTTTCATCGTGCCCATCGCGGGTCAGAGTGACAAGTTTGTTGTCGGTGCCGGACGCAGTGTGGTAGTTGTCTCATGGGACGGCGTTTCCGAGACAAGCAAAGTAGATCGCGTACTCTTTTCAGTGCAACCCGGTGACAAATATGTTAGGAACCGCTTCAACGATGGCAAAGCCGATCCACGTGGCCGCCTCTTTGCCGGCACTATGATTTATGTGGGCGATGAGTTCAAGGAGCGTTTCGGTGAATTGTACAAATATGAAAAGGGTGGCAAAGTATCGGTGGTGAAGACGGATGTGGGCATTTCCAATGGCTTAGCTTGGAACGAGCAGACGAAGAAAATGTACTATATTGACACGGCCGACTACGAGGTGAAGGAGTACGATTACGACTTTGATGCCGGTGTACCAA GTAACCCAAAAGTTGTTTTCAATTTGCGTAAATCGAACCCGAAGGACAACTTGCTGCCCGATGGCTTGACCATTGACAGCGATGGAAATCTCTATGTGTGCACATTCAACGGGCACACCATTTACAAGATCAACCCAAG cACCGGCAAAGTTCTTCTGGAAATCAAGTTCCCCACCAAGCAAATCACTTCAGCCGCCTGGGGTGGTCCCAATCTCGATATTTTGTATGTGACGACATCGGCTAAATTCGACCAACCTGCACCGGCTGGCACCACTTACAAGATTACTGGCTTAGGCGCGAAGGGTCTGCCAATGGCCAAGGTTACACTTTAa
- the LOC129237980 gene encoding regucalcin-like isoform X1, producing MDLLSLIIISLILCSNANEAEIEEEATMSFKIEPLPNSYAHLGEGPHWDVESQSLYYVDIEAGKILRYDYQENKVYGSKVEGIDLAGFIVPIAGQSDKFVVGAGRSVVVVSWDGVSETSKVDRVLFSVQPGDKYVRNRFNDGKADPRGRLFAGTMIYVGDEFKERFGELYKYEKGGKVSVVKTDVGISNGLAWNEQTKKMYYIDTADYEVKEYDYDFDAGVPSNPKVVFNLRKSNPKDNLLPDGLTIDSDGNLYVCTFNGHTIYKINPSTGKVLLEIKFPTKQITSAAWGGPNLDILYVTTSAKFDQPAPAGTTYKITGLGAKGLPMAKVTL from the exons ATGGATCTGTtaagtttaataataatttcacttATTTTGTGCTCAAACGCTAATGAGGCGGAAATTGAAGAGGAAGCAACG ATGTCGTTCAAAATCGAGCCATTGCCCAACTCCTATGCCCACCTCGGTGAAGGTCCTCACTGGGACGTCGAGTCGCAGAGTCTCTACTACGTCGATATCGAAGCTGGTAAAATATTGCGCTACGACTACCAGGAGAACAAAGTGTACGGCAGCAAAGTCGAGGGTATAGATCTAGCCGGTTTCATCGTGCCCATCGCGGGTCAGAGTGACAAGTTTGTTGTCGGTGCCGGACGCAGTGTGGTAGTTGTCTCATGGGACGGCGTTTCCGAGACAAGCAAAGTAGATCGCGTACTCTTTTCAGTGCAACCCGGTGACAAATATGTTAGGAACCGCTTCAACGATGGCAAAGCCGATCCACGTGGCCGCCTCTTTGCCGGCACTATGATTTATGTGGGCGATGAGTTCAAGGAGCGTTTCGGTGAATTGTACAAATATGAAAAGGGTGGCAAAGTATCGGTGGTGAAGACGGATGTGGGCATTTCCAATGGCTTAGCTTGGAACGAGCAGACGAAGAAAATGTACTATATTGACACGGCCGACTACGAGGTGAAGGAGTACGATTACGACTTTGATGCCGGTGTACCAA GTAACCCAAAAGTTGTTTTCAATTTGCGTAAATCGAACCCGAAGGACAACTTGCTGCCCGATGGCTTGACCATTGACAGCGATGGAAATCTCTATGTGTGCACATTCAACGGGCACACCATTTACAAGATCAACCCAAG cACCGGCAAAGTTCTTCTGGAAATCAAGTTCCCCACCAAGCAAATCACTTCAGCCGCCTGGGGTGGTCCCAATCTCGATATTTTGTATGTGACGACATCGGCTAAATTCGACCAACCTGCACCGGCTGGCACCACTTACAAGATTACTGGCTTAGGCGCGAAGGGTCTGCCAATGGCCAAGGTTACACTTTAa